TGTGACCCAAGTCTTCCTTGTCAGGTGGAGCTGTGACCCAGGTCTTCCTTGTCAGGTGGAGCTGTGACCCAGGTCTTCCTTGTCAGGTGGAGCTGTGACCCAGGTCTTCCTTGTCAGGTGGAGCTGTGACCCAGGTCTTCCTTGTCAGGTGGAGCTGTGATCCAGGTCTTCCTTGTCAGGTGGAGCTGTGACCCAGGTCTTCCTTGTCAGGTGGAGCTGTGACCCAGGTCTTCCTTGTCAGGTGGAGCTGTGACCCAGGTCTTCCTTGTCAGGTGGAGCTGTGACCCAGGTCTTCCTTGTCAGGTGGAGCTGTGACCCAGGTCTTCCTTGTCAGGTGGAGCTGTGACCCAGGTCTTCCTTGTCAGGTGGAGCTGTGACCCAGGTCTTCCTTGTCAGGTGGAGCTGTGACCCAGGTCTTCCTTGTCAGGTGGAGCTGTGACCCAGGTCTTCCTTGTCAGGTGGAGCTGTGACCCAGGTCTTCCTTGTCAGGTGGAGCTGTGACCCAGGTCTTCCTTGTCAGGTGGAGCTGTGACCCAAGTCTTTCTTGTCAGGTGGAGCTGTGACCCAAGTCTTTCTTGTCAGGTGGAGCTGTGACCCAAGTCTTTCTTGTCAGGTGGAACTGTGATGTAAGGCAATTAGCCAAGATGTGCTTCCTAGACAAATATCAAATGATTGTTTCTGTGGTTAGAAATCATGCTGCTGTGTGGTAGAGTGGACATGCTGGTCTGGTCTTACCTGTAGGGAAGATATGAAGCATTGGAGCCTGAGATCAGAGCCCTGTAGGCCTCCTCTGGGGTCTTCTTTAGGTAGATGACCTGGTAGATAgatagaagagagaagagaaagagagaaaaagagcgagagaaagagagtaagagagagagtaagagagcgagacagaggaaGTGTGAGAGAGCGCAGTTAGTAAACCATGGCTTGGATTCACTGAAGCCACAGTTTTCATTCCCTCATTTTGGTAATCCTTCAGCTTTTTGATTTACTCTGATTTTGAAAATATTTGTTCTTAGAGCACTAATATAAAACAGGCAATAtaacagggagagggagacaaggagacatTGTGTCACATACGACTCCCCAGGCATCAGCCTAAATAGTCCAGTAAGGGGCCAGACGGCATGGTCACAGCACCACAGGCTCTCCAAATAGAggccatacataaacacacatccATCCACGAACGTGCTCCTCTCCCAAccccaggggcctgttgcacaaaagtagaattaagacatccgggataaatgactcagctgagctcaatgaagccaaaacatgtgcgtccaggcttaattggttgcacaaagaccaagccaggatgagcagacacggattcattaagccaggtgaaaccaatcctggataggtgcgcgctcacggctcactcaaatagaccccgccacagatcacagattaactgatttaccatggcaactagagccgcgtacttttccccgtcggaagcacaaatcctcatggaggcatacgaggaggtaaaagatataattaagaagaaaggcaacaccgccacagtgataaagcaaagagaaaaagcgtggcaaagtattgcagaccgcctgaatgcgtaagtagtgcacaattacacactcaccgctccgctgaaacatcacaattacaattcaaatatttaattcacatctccaaaaatgcagttgtactgtaattatgaaacggttaaatttttaattgaaatgcactgcagatatgagtgaaattgtgtaaagtaactccatcacactgtataaagctatgataaattttttgatatttttactgaaaacaagacaaaaataccaagtaattttttgcagtgtgactccattaaatgtgtgtgtgtgtgtgtgtgtgtgtgtgtagattaaacatgaacgggccaaaacggacatggcagcaggtcaaaatcaaatacaagaacattctgcagaatggtatggtccctgactaatatttaacaaagcacaagcatatattgtacccagaaggtgcctgctcacacattgtctgtactgttttagcagtgaaaaagaatacccacagacaaggcacgggtggtgggtcaccaaaggctgaccttaccccagcagaggacatggccttggagctaaataaaggcaggcccgtcttagaggggatccctggggggaaagagacgagcataggttcctcccaagatgccacccgcttcattcaaggtatgtccttccatctctacatgggatacaaccacattcatattgaatcaatttggactgtctgactttggtttacctattgccttgcagtgtctggcagcactgtgttcctgttagagccaccagcacaagcaccagacgatgctgatccagtgagtactccatcaaaggcatactgtaggcctggcatgtcttgtctactagcttcaatatgaatccgattaaatgtgatagggtgaaggccccagtgcagcagcaacagcacatgatggagacgatgatgaggaggagaccatctctctggattccagaaggcatgaggtatcatgttaagactgtgaaagtactatttactctacaatggtgaggagtcctcatcaaaatcaaaaaatctaatttattttacaggacccagatgctatacagtgggaaaaccagcctggcaacatagtgcgtattaataaaaggacaccacatcctgccaaattccagctgcgctaattgtattgtgttcacagagctcacaagctatcagaaagttgtatggcaaccacctccggcgccaaatagaactggcagacatagacattcagtacaagaagaaaaagatggaaaatcttgcactggagtccgaaataaaaaagaggacaattaggaaactggaccttgaaataaaaaaacttgagagggaggtgagatatgccttcaatgtacactgtatgctaactgtaacacaaatgtattaatcattatttttctttcctcccccagctccaagaagatgacacagctcaaaataaaaattaggtatattctcgtaaagtcaagtgagccatgacatatgagctcttattgtgagcacacaggacggtggcatctttctaagtttttttttattttcccagcaatcagtacaaccaagtcatcgttataaggcatcgccctcttttgcccacccccccagcaccaggtgtggccactagcctatatgaagggccaaaattgtgtgttcctttctgctctgacaatggcatgcccattcgtgcgagatgtggtggatgaagaagcacttgtgctgaggagacccttcaggcgagaaagggtcttcagggaccggttggacccactggccttccctgatgaccatctatatgaaagatacaggttttctgcagatggcatcaggtatctatgcagactactgggtcccaggattaagcaccgcactgcacggagccatgcactgagtgtggagcaaatggtttgtgtggccttgcgcttttttgctagtggagccttcctgtactcagtgggggatgcagaacagctgaacaaggccacaatttgccgcacaataaggagtgtgtgtctggctatcaaagcattagcagatgtcttcatctccttccctggccacagaagactctgtgacatcaaagaggagttctataggattgcaggtaagaggatctacaaattacaggacaactgttaacacatagtaggatactcattactttgtgtgacaggtttccccaatgtcattggtgcagtggactgcacacacataaggataaaagccccctcaggtgcccatgaggccgattttgtgaataggaaatcctttcacagcattaatgttcaggtgaacataactttttgatattgtccattgacgaacactctgcattgccagtgatgtgcattgattggtgtaatattcctcatcttatgatttcagatggtctgcaatgctgactgtgtgatcagcaatgttgtggcaaaatggcctggctcagtccatgactccagaatctttcgggcctctgaaatctatcagtgcctatcacaaggtaagccacacaacccctatttataaccatcatggctgtgtcaagaatatcactgtgtttatgaggtagtaatgatgagattttgtgttgacaggtgaattctctggtgtgttgctgggagacagggggtatggctgccagccttttctcctgacacctttcacagacccccaggaagcacagcaggcctacaaccatgcccatgccaggaccagagttgaaatgacctttggcctcctgaaggcacgctttcactgccttcacaaattaagggtcagccctgttagggcatgtgatattactgtggcttgtgctgtcctccacaatgtggcctgcctgaggaaggagagggcccccagagtgccaccagccatggactgggacaatccggcaatcttccctgatgacgacagtggtcggctgctgagggaccaatatgtgttgaattattttagttagtatgtgtgctttcaattttggttaaatatgtcctgcggtggcagaggaatttgggttttttggggttcgttttttgacgaatttggcctcttatgatgtttgtgcggtatactgtgtgtaatacaaggctgcagggaggctactgcatccattcatttgtctgttcagttgatgtgtatggatttgtcctgcatttattttagtgtgcagacatgcagggtgtgttatatacagacctttgaatgtgtatgtatcattttgtataatatgcttggattctgtgctttccatcttgtagagtcactgtgacttcagtttcgaaaggagctgatggtttacctgctttgttttgtccttattcaataaaggaacataatgttacacattgtgtttttatattcatatggaatgtgtatttgtttatatgacagagtactagggccacactgaagaaaaaggataaagtcataaatttatgaggctggttctttctgcaaaaaagctacatattgtttttacagttttgatacttatgacaatgtgatacttaatattctggcacatcagcatgtctttgtttatgaaaccatactgaagtacaatttcacgaaatgccccacatctgtcattttaacaactgtcctcctttaacttcttgcgactacagggggtgctgttttctcattagcataattgcattacagattaaacggcttcctactaaattcttgctcgtacaatatgcatattattactattattggatagaaaacagtctccagtttctataggcgttggaattttgtctctgagtggaacagaacaaattctagagcaatttccctgacatggagtcagatttcacacattttggcccctgatctggagtcagtttaaaggccactgttattgctatgaggatacggacactgcttacgtcttcccctggatgtcagtacgtgatgacgctttgaatggtatcgattgcgcaatcaggggctgcataaaagagcaaataccggaagtagcatACCTTTGCTGCCTGCCTCTTGCGCACGGaggacgtcggactcgcctccttccaagcgtttgtttagccagtaatatttctccggtcatgtttttactcgttagaggtgttaaaaacatcataaggtagttaatttaaaccgttttatagcaatttatatccgtttagtgcgattttgacccatttatttctgacgcactttgaacagctgggcacgtttccagttcatgccgaacgcagtgggcatttccacatggcaagaggacagctttcgaccaaaagacgattagacccaagaaaggattctttgcccaagattctgatggaagaacagctcacagtaagaacaatttatgatgataaatcgtgtttctgtcgataaatgttaaacgtttatgtcgccatcttgtttgctatagcttcgcttggcgcaacctgtattgaaaagtaaggataattaaaaaaatgtaaatcagcgattgcattaagaactaatttgtctttcgattcctgtcaaccctgtattttttagtcaagtatatgattagctttcaattaaactagatcactctgatagatgacgtcagacatattgaggcttgatttcctagtatttttattgtgtaaccacggttttgtatggctaaatatgcaccttttcgaacaaactgtatatgtatgttgtaaaatgatgttacaggagtgtcatcggaagaattctgagaaggttagtgaaaaaattaatatattttggcggtgattacgttatagcgctctttggctggaatcgatgctctggtaacgtttgcacatgtggtatgctaacttatcgatttattgtgttttcgctgaaaaacgcttagaaaatctgaaatatggtctgaaatcacaagaactgggtatttccattgctatgctttgtctatttttatgaaatgttttatgatgagtaaattggtcatacacgttgctctatctagtaattctagtcgatttgtgatggtcggtgcaattgtaaactgtgatttctacctgaaatatgcacttttttctaacaacacctatcctataccataaatatgttatcagactgtcatctgaagaggttttttataggttattggctatcaatatcttagtttagccgaattggtgatagcacctgaaggagtaagaaactgatggagttagaaaagtggtgtattttgctaacgtgtttagctaatagatttacatattgtgtcttccctgtaaaacattttaaaaatctgaaatggtggctttattcacaagatctgtatctttcatctggtgtcttggacttgtgatttaatgatatttagatgctactatctacttgtgaagctatgctagctatgctaatcagtgtgtgggggggggtggggggtgatcccggacccggggtagaggctcgtgaaaggttaaaacaactggttacaatattatgacttgtgtttttttcccctctgtggccctaatattctatcattttatatatagccttatagtctatgggaaactgtaaattatctaatgatagcaacatcatctaaaaatcattttttatccaaaatcattgaaattaatgatcacaaacgtttaaataataacagtgggtctagttatatgtgataacaatgtatagtgagcagtgaaataactattggtttccatttgtggtgactgctgactgacattagggatgagattaaatagatcctggaatttagcctggtctggagcaggctagctccacagaataaatctccatggtaatttataccataacatatcctcctgccccctatccatctttagtgcaaccggattacggatcaattgagccaggatcaccaagatatcctggcttaatcccttatcctagttttgtgcaacaggccccaggtcagAAAAGCAGGGCTCATCTGAATCAACACCTCGGCATCCCACATCCATACAAGGAGTTGTAACGACAGAGAGTGGAGGGCAGAGACAAGGGATTTCATTTCCACTGAAGATGTAGAGAATTAGGCAGAACTATGAACAAAGTAAACAAAGAACGTAAACAAACCCTCTGGCAATAACAaaactggtctcagagcatttcgtattattctgtacgtaaatccgggacacttcGTTAAAAAAATATAGGAATttaacatgtaaagtattggtcccatgtttcatgagctgatataaaagatcccagaaatcatCAATACACACAACAAGCTTACTTCTCTCAAATTTagcgcacaaatttgtttacatccccattcgtgagcatttctcctttgccatgagaatccatccatctgacaggtgtggcatatcaagaagctgattaaacagcatgatcattacacaggtgcaccttgtgctggggacaataaaaggctactcaaatgtgcagttgtgtcacagaACACAATGCCACTGATGTCTCAAATTCTGAGCGAGAGCGCaattgcatgctgactgcaggaatgtccaccagagctgttgccagagaatttaatgctaatttctctaccataagccacctccaaaatCGTTTTATAGAATTTGCACTAAGTCCAACTGGCCTAACAAGGGCGTCGtgagggcgagcggtttgctgatgtcaacgttgtgaaaagagtgccccatggtggtggtggggttatgggcaggcataagctacggacaacgaacacaattgcattttatttgattgcaatttgaatgcacagagataccgttacGAGATCCTGGGGCCCATTGTCATGtgattcatccgccgccatcacctccactttcagcatgataattttgtgaccaacagatacatatctgtattcccggtcatgtaaaatccatacatcagggcctaatgaatttatttcaattgactgatttctttatatgaactttaactcagtaaaatagttgaaatttgatttgtttactaTGTTAAGTTTAGTCTAGGAGACCAGGCTGAAATAACAGATCCAAACAGCCCTGGTGTGAAAATCTGGCCATTTTGCAAAGGTCGACTGGAAGATTTGTCTTGACTAGGAGGCTTGTATGGGAGAATGGGCTTGAGTATGCAGCTTGTGTCTCAGTAGGTCTGGTGACATGGAGGCCAAGCAGTGCATGAAGCCTGTGTCCCTTCAGCAAATAGAACAGAGCTTTGTTATTCCTGCTCCCACTTCATGAAATATTCACCAGTCAGACAATTGGATACTGCTGAAATGCACCAGCTTAAATTCTACTgctggtgtctgtgttgtcccacGTGATCCACGTGACACAGAATTTAGAGTCCCACAGGGACAGCTGTTCATCCCACACATATAATCCTCTTGGGTTCAAAGCTGGTCATTTGTATTAAAACATCTGTAACGAGAGCAGGGCCAGGAGGACTCAACGGAGCCCACACAATCACCTGACCGGATCAATGTAGACCCACTTGGAGAGAAATCAACAGGGAGGAAAGCCCTGCCACGTTCCCTGCACGTTCTCTCATTATTAAAGACAACACAATGGGCTAGGCTAAATAGCTAGACACACAGCAGAACAGAGTTTACAACATTGCAGACAAACCTCACATCCCTTCTAAGTGGATAAACGCAGTTCATCAGGCTCGATATTGATTTCTGAATGCTATGTCCTCTGTGTGCATTTGTGAGCCAATGACTCgtgcagagggaagagatgatatgGGCTGGTTTTGAAAGAGGTGCCGATATTTCAGTGTCATTGAATGAGGAGTTCATCTTGGGCTTCGGGTCAGGGTTCAGGATTCAGGCTAAATTTAGCGGAGCGCTTCGCCTTGTGCATCTACCCTTGAGAGATTGTCTAGGAAGGAATAAATGACAGCAGCTTTAATAGGGTCACTGAGTGACAGATTAGACACACCATGAGTGCAATTCAACTCCCACAAGGTCATCCGTCTCCTATTGGCCAATACAGGAAATGTAAAGGGAAAAGTGACAGGATCTATTTGGTGAGTGGATCAAATCCTATTTTTGGTTGGAAAGCGCTGTACATACATTATTTCTAGCATGGACAGACATTGACAAGCATCTGATCATGTGTCAATATGGCTAGTGTCTAGACATGCTGACAGAACTAAACTAGCATGGGACTTTGTGAACAGCTGTGCATAGGATAGCATGATGTACAGGGTTCACCTCAGGGGTgggtgtgtttggggggggggggggggggagtattatgGCATGCAACTGTCCTCCTGCCACGGTCAACCAGGATTAGAAGCCAAATCCAGATTATAATCCAGCAAGGCCCCTGCTGCAACGATGCTTCAAATCTCCTCCCAGAGCTATGAGACTGGGGCACTGCCTGGGTTGCTAACAAGACAGTTCTGGGGACCACGGTCCTTATTCAATCCAACCCTGGCCATTATAAGAATATACTTTGGGATGTATATAGACTAGCTAGTTAAGAAAACCATGTTTACCGTGAGAAACTCAACTGCGTTTTACCAATCACTGTCATAGCCATTAAAGGCCAAAACCAGAAGAGTTGATATAGCCTATATCATGTTTCTAGTCCAGGCAGGGCATCCCAATGAAAAAATATTCAGAGAAGGGCCTTAAATTACATGCAAAGTATGTCATGACAGTTGCTGTTCCCGTCTGTTCCCTTGGGGTAAGGACTGGGCACAGCCCACTGAGTAAATACTAGTGACCCACATTGCCTGAGAAGATCTTCATCATGCCATCGCCGGGCTCTGTCATAAGGCATGTCCTCATCATAGCATAACAACAGAAGAACCGGATAAATCCCCTCATTTACTGCCATGTGACAGAGCGGCCAGCTGGCAAGGGATGCCATCACACATTACAGTCAAGGCTGGTATCTGACTGGGAGTGAAAGGTCAGCCTTCAACCATGGCTGGCAGCAAGGGACCAAATGAATAGGGACTAATGCAACAGGAGCTGCTGGGCATTCAAAGGGGGCAGGAAGATGGGGCCACTGTGGCAGGACAATAGGGCTGTCTACAGCAGTCCTCTCCCATCCGTTTCTCCAAGAGTCAGAGAGTTGCCCCCTTAAAAGGAAATCAGCACTGACTGAAAGAAGCCCTGAAAAAAAGGCCTGGGTCGACAACAATAGTGCAAATACTACAAAAACAACACGCTAGGGGAAAAGTGCATTGGGGCCATCTGGGTACATTGATACTAATGCAAAATGAGTTGAGCTGCATTTTTTTGAGGGGTGCAGCATGACGCAACGGCCCAAAATACACTTTTTTCTCCTTGCCTAACTTCCTtccctgcagagagaggagagagagaaataggaagGAATACTCACAGCATAGGCAGCGATTAAAACAGCAGCATTAGCCCTTTTCCGCTGGTCAAAGCTGGTGTAGTGTACGATTCGCTTTCTGGTCAGTGTGAACGACTGCAGACAAAAGGAGAAAATACACGTAAGAAAAAACTCAATCACATGAATTTAGAACCTCTTCACATTAAAGCTATTTAGATTAGAATAATTGATAAAGATATGCGCAAACTCAACTAAACCACGTCTAAACAACAACGGTTAGGTGACCAAAGGTTGTACAGTACTGTGTATGTTGTATTTATATCTGGCTTAGAAATACACTAGTCCTATAAACACTAGTGTCCATGAAACATACAGAAATCCACAACGATAAACTCGGCAGCCTCCTATTTTACACTCAAGGAGAAAGACGCAATGAACGTGGCAGTATTTTTGGTCCTATTAATAGACCTAAAGGCACATCTGGTTCTGGCTTGTATATGACATTACATTAGGCTATATTATTTGGACAAATGCAGATAGACGCTATGGTAGCTGCTGCTCAGACGCTCAAGACACCACCGATCCGCTAGGGATGCAGGAAGAGGAGCCGCTGGCAGAACAGGTGGGCTGCTGGTGTGTGCCGCTGTCAGTGTTCTCGTTCAGAATCACTGCCCGAGTCGGCCAAAGCACTCAGAAGCAGCTCAGGCAAGCTAGAAGATAGACGCATCtatccatacacacacagtcactgctACACAGGGCTAATCAGCAATATGACAAACAGCATGCTTGAGTCTCTAGCCTAATTGAAGTTTGGTATGGAAATGAAACCACAAAGGCTTGTATGGACGAACCCAGTCCCCCCCCACCCCTTGTGGGTCATCATGCAAATTATGTTTACAGGGGTAGATCCCAAAATACATGTGTAAAGTGATAAACTAATTAAGTCAGTTGTGCTAGACATTTTATAGTTATAAAGTAGCATGTTGCTTTTTTTCCTCATTTGACAAAACCTGATTCAAAGGGCGTGTGGCAGATTTCAAAACTCTTCCACGAAGGACTATCCTCAATAAAAAGGTGGCTATCGAGGAGGGGAGGTCACTTTGACCACTACTTACCGGTTTCTTGGTCACAGAGAAGAGGGGACGGAGGCGAGAGGGTGAAGGATGGACTTTTGCCCAAATGAGAAAAATGCCAATACCATCATCTAGGCCTGAGGGAAACAACCTAGTTCTTGCATTCAATGGCAACAATATGCTAGTCTTCCTAGAAAAAAATGCTTTATCACAGAAAAATGTAGCCTACTGTCAGTGTTACCAGTACATTGATGGCTATGAGCAATAGGACATAGACCCAATCTGCTTTAATACTTTCACTTTATATGTAAAATACTTCAGACTAACTAACAAGCCTACTAGAGGATGTAGGCCTCTGGGTAAAGGTCGGGGTTAAAACGGGTGAACTGCGTCGCTAAGCAGGTTAAGCCAGACCAACCGGAGGCCAGGCACAAGCATGAGTGGTGAGAGGATGTGGAAATAGGGTAGGTGAGTGGGGGCAACACATATCAAATGGGCTCTATAAGCCCCAGATCAAGTCCCACAGGTGTGGGATGTTCACATCCTCCAAACGGTGTCATTTCTCAAATCAGGGTTGTCCACTTTTCCTGTCGTTTTTTTTACATCTCGGCTTTCATGTACCAGATCCAAACCAATGGAGGTTCAAAGGAATGGTGTCCCTAAGGCAACACACTGTTCACAACACAAACACTGGAGGGCAAAGCGTGGTGGCGTGgacgggaagggagagagacagccatAAAAACATCATGCTTGCTTGAGACTTTACCTTCAACACTGACCAACACCTACATATGACAG
This genomic stretch from Salvelinus alpinus chromosome 15, SLU_Salpinus.1, whole genome shotgun sequence harbors:
- the LOC139539552 gene encoding putative nuclease HARBI1; amino-acid sequence: MKGQNCVFLSALTMACPFVRDVVDEEALVLRRPFRRERVFRDRLDPLAFPDDHLYERYRFSADGIRYLCRLLGPRIKHRTARSHALSVEQMVCVALRFFASGAFLYSVGDAEQLNKATICRTIRSVCLAIKALADVFISFPGHRRLCDIKEEFYRIAGFPNVIGAVDCTHIRIKAPSGAHEADFVNRKSFHSINVQMVCNADCVISNVVAKWPGSVHDSRIFRASEIYQCLSQGEFSGVLLGDRGYGCQPFLLTPFTDPQEAQQAYNHAHARTRVEMTFGLLKARFHCLHKLRVSPVRACDITVACAVLHNVACLRKERAPRVPPAMDWDNPAIFPDDDSGRLLRDQYVLNYFS